The Blastomonas sp. SL216 DNA window CATGCGTCGGCGTGTTCATGTTGCGCAGCGCGGTCTTGAGCGCCTCGTCATCATCCTGCGGCTGATCGAACAGGATATCGATGCCGATCGATTTGGCGCCCATCCTGTCGATATTGGTCAGCGCATTGGCCAGGATGGTGCGGTCGACCGGCGATCGCTGCCCGGTGTCGATCAGCGTATCGTCGGTATAGACGACCATCAGGATGCGCGGGTCCTGATCCACCTTCTTGGCGAAATTGGCCGCGCGCATGTCATACATCGCGTTCTCGGCATCGCCCAGCAGCGGCATTTCCGTGCTGTAGCGCGCCACCGCAACGGCAAAGACCAGAAAGCCCAGCGTGGCGAGAAGGCGCACCAGCCCCAGCTGGCGGATCAACCGTGTGGCCGACCGGCCCACCTCTTCGCGGCTGCTCGCCGCAGCAGCGGAATCTGCCTTGCTTGCCATGATGTCAGCTATTGCCCCCCGGCCCATGACACACGCTGCATGCAGGCGCGGCAGATGCCGGACCCAACGCGGGCATGCCGCAACCGCCTGGCGAGCGCGTCGTCGCCGCTTGCTGCCAGCCCGGTCCAGTCCAAAGCATCGTCGCACCCCTTGCCATCGCCGCCCCCAAGCCGCGATACGTCAAAATTCAATCCTCGGTGCGACCCGGAGAGGATTCGTTTCGCTAAGCTATAGTCTGCCGATAACGGGCTGACCAGTTGCCGCCGCCGGTTTGCCTGCGATTATACATGAGCAGGCTGAACCGGCGATGGCTGCTTTGCCGCGGTGGTCAGAAGCCCCGGAACTGAATAGCATCGTCGATACTGACGCGCGGCACGGGGAAGCCGTTGATCGGCGCATCAGGGTCGCGATAGCCCACGGCCATGCCGGTGAAGAAGATGAACTCGTCACCAATGCCCAGCAGCTCGCGCATATAGGTGCCGTACATCGCCCAGATTTCCTGCGGGCAGCTGTCCAGACCCGCCTCGCGCAGCAGCAGCATCACCGTCTGCAGCCACATGCCCATGTCCGACCATTGCGGCTGGCCCATATAGGTGCGACAATAGGTGAAGATCTGCACCGGCGCGCCGAAGCTGTCCCAATTGGCCATCATCTGCTTGACCCGGCCCGCGCCATCCTCGCGCCCGATGCCCAGCGCGCCGAACATCGCCTCGCCCACCGCGCGGCGCTGCTGCTCGTAGCGGCCCTCCAGGCCTTCGGGATAGATGGGATATTCCATCCCCTCGCCCATCGGCGCGGTCGCAGCCTTGGCCTTGATCTTGGCGGTCAGGTCGGCGAGCGGCTCGCCGGTCAGCACGATCGCATTCCAGGGCTGGGTGTTGCCGCCCGAAGGCGAACGCTGCGCCTTGGTCAGGATTTCACGGATCATGTCCAGCGGCACCGGATCGGGCCGGAACTGACGGACGGAACGACGGGTGGCAACGGCTTCGGATACGTTCAAGGCGGATCTCCCCTGCGAGATGAATTTAATCGCGTGGTTAAGGCGTTGTCCGGACCTTGGCAAGCCAAGCTTATTCGTCGTCGAACAACCCTGCCAGCTGCTCCACCATCGTGCCGCCCAGCTGCTCGGCATCCATGATCGTCACCGCGCGCCGGTAATAGCGGGTCACGTCATGGCCGATGCCGATGGCGATCAGCTGCACGGGCGACATTTTCTCGATCCAGTCGATGACCTTGCGCAGATGCTGCTCCAGATACGCGCCGTGATTGACCGACAGCGTCGAGTCATCGACCGGCGCGCCGTCCGAGATCACCATCAGGATGCGCCGCTCCTCATGCCGCGCGATCAGGCGGTTGTGCGCCCAGAGCAGCGCCTCGCCGTCGATATTCTCCTTGAGCAGCCCCTCGCGCATCATCAGGCCCAGATTCTTGCGCGCGCGCCGCCAGGGCTCATCGGCCTTCTTGTAGACGATGTGCCGAAGATCGTTGAGGCGGCCGGGAAGCTGCGGGCGGCCATGCGCCAGCCAGTCCTCGCGGCACTGCCCGCCCTTCCACGCCTTGGTGGTAAAGCCCAGGATCTCGGTCTTCACACCGCAGCGTTCGAGCGTGCGCGCCATGATATCCGCGCTGATCGCCGCGATGCTGATCGGGCGACCGCGCATCGACCCGGAATTGTCAATCAGCAGCGTGACGACGGTGTCGCGGAATTCGGTATCGCGCTCGATCTTGTACGATAGCGAATGGCCGGGCGCGACGACAACGCGGGCAAGCCGCGCGGCATCGAGCATGCCCTCTTCCTGGTCGAAGTCCCAGCTGCGGCTCTGCTGCGCCATCAGGCGGCGCTGCAACCGGTTGGCGAGCTTGGTCACGGCGCCCTGCAGATGCGCCAGCTGCTGGTCCAGATAGGCGCGCAGCCGCAGCAGCTCGTCCTCGTCGCACAAATCGGTGGCCTCGACGATCTCGTCGAACCGCGTGGTCCAGGCCTTGTACTCGAAATCATTGGGCAGATCGGTCCACGGGCGATTGGGCCGCGTCGGCATCATGCCATCGTCGCCCATCTCGCCGGGGTCGCCATCGTCCCCCTGCTCCATCTCGCCTTCGGTCTCGGACTGGTCGCCGTCCTCGTTCTCGCCGGTCTGTTCCTCGCCGCGCGCCTCGGTCTGGCCCTGGTCGGATCCGTCTTGCTCGCCTTCCTGATCCTCCGGCTCGCCCTGTTCGGACGAATCGTCATCATCGCCGTCGTCCTGGCTGTCCTCTTCGTCCATCTGGCCTTCGGTCAGCTCCAGATGCTCGAGCAACCGGTTGGCGAGCGCGGCAAACCCCGCCTGGTCGTCGAGCGACATCGCCAGATTGTCGATATCCTCGCCGCCCTTGGACTCGATCCATTCGCGGACCAGATTGACTCCGGCCACGCTGTCTTCGGGCATCGCCTTGCCGGTCAGCCGCTCGCGCACGATCAGCCCCAGAGCGGTCGAGATCGGCACCTCATCGGCGCGTGTCGCGCGCACGATCGGGTCGGAGCGCATGCGCATCTCCAGCGCCGCATCCAGATTGGCGCCAAGGCCGCTCATCGAGCGGCTTCCCAGCGCTTCGATCCGCACCTGCTCGACCGCATCGAACGCCGCACGCGCCACCGCTTCGCGCGGGGCACTGGCATTATGCTGGGCCGGATTATGGTGTTTCAACCGCAGCGCATACAGATCCGCGAAGCCGCGCGCTTCGGCGACCTGATCGGCCGGCAGCTTGCGTCCCGGCATCGGCACGCGCAGCTTGCTGCCCGATTGCGACGGCGGATCGGCGGTGAACGCGACCTCGATTTCGGGCTGGCTGGCAATGGCCCGCGCGGTCCCGGCCAGCACATTCTTGAGATCGTCGAGCGGAGTGCGATTGGTCATCCGCTATCGCTGAAGGGGGGCGCTGCCAATGTCAAGCGATGGGCTTGCGCTATTGCGGCGGATCGGTCGGAGGTGGCCGCTGGCGCTGCACATTTGCCCCGCTGCCATCGACTGTCACCTCCACTGGCGCTCCGCCCACATCGCCCGAAATGGTCAGCCCCTCGGGCGTCACGCGGACATTTGCACCACCCAGCTCGGCGGTGATTTCGCCTTCGAGAACGGGGCCGACCGCCGGATCGGGATCGACCTCCTCGGGCGGTGCAGCGGGAGCGGCGCGGCGCGGCGGAACGGCACCGCGCACGGCCTCGCCCATGAACTGGCGCCAGATGCGCGCGGGCAGACCGCCACCGCGAATGCCCTGCATCGGGCTGTTGTCGTCATTGCCGATCCACACGCCGACGACCAGATCGCCGGCATAGCCGATGAACAGCGCATCGCGATTGTCCTGGCTGGTGCCGGTCTTGCCGAAATTGGGGATGTTGAGGCTCGCCGCGCGGCCCGTGCCGCGGTTGACGGCGGCGCGCAGCATGTCCTGCATCTGTTCGTGCACACGGGTGGAATAGCTGTCCGGTCCATCGACCAGCCATTCGATCCAGCCCTGCTCCTCGCGCTTGAAGGCATGCGGTTCGACCGGCCATTTGTTGCTCGCTACTCCGGCAAAGGCTGCCGTCATCTCCAGCAGCGTCGCGCTGCCGCTGCCCAGCGCCAGGCTGGGATCGCCTTCGGTAAACGGCCCCTTCAGGCCCAATTGGGTCGCCTGCTTGATCACCTTCTCGCTGCCCACCTTCTGGAACAGCCGGACAGAGGCGACATTGCTCGAATGGACGAACGCCTCTTCCAAGCTGATGACGCCGCGATAGCGGTCGCCGGCATTGCGCGGGCGGTAGGTTCCGGTGGTGATCGGCGAATCCTCGACCACCGAGTTCGGCTCCATCCCCGCCTCCAGCGCGGCGAGCCAGACGAACAGCTTGAAGGTGGAGCCGGGCTGGCGGCGCGCCTGGGTGGCACGGTTGAACGGCGAGGCATCGTGGCTCTTGCCGCCGACCATCGCCACGACCTCGCCGTTGGTGCGCATCGCGACCAGGGCGATCTGCGCCTTGCCCAGCCCGGAGCGCGCGACAATTCGCTCGGCAGCGCGCTGCAGCCGCGCATCGAGCGTCGTCGTCAGCGTCAGGCGGCTGTGCGACATCTCGGTCAGTGCCCGGGCCTGCGGCATCGCCCAATCGGCAAAATAGGTGCCATTGGCCAGCTTGGGCCGCTCATGGACATCAAGCCGCGGCTGCGGCAGCGCGTCGGCCTCCTGCTGGGTCAGATAGCCCGCATCGACCATCGCCGCGCGCACCATGGCGGCGCGCTTGCTGGCCCCCTGCCAGTTGCGCGTCGGCGCAAAGCGCGAGGGTGCCTGCACCAACCCGGCGAGCAGGATCGCCTGTTCGGGCTTCAGCTTTTCCGGCTGGCGATAGAAATAGTGCAGCGAGGCCGCGCGCAGGCCGTACACATTGTCGCCGAAATAGGCGTTGGAAAGATAGCGCCCCAGAATCTCGTCCTTGGTCAGCCAGGCCTCCAGCCAGAAGGCGATCAGCATCTCGCGCAGCTTGCGCGTCAGGCTGCGTTCGGGGGTAAGGAAGCTGATCTTGGCAAGCTGCTGCGTGATCGTGCTGCCACCCTGGACGCTGCTGCCCGAGACATTGGCCCAAAGCGCACGCGCCAGCCCGCGCGGATCGATGCCCCAATGCGTGTAGAACCGCCGATCCTCGATCGCCAGAAACGCTTGCGTGACATGCGGCGGCAGCCTGTCGACCACAACCGGCTCTTCCACCACCGCGCCGCTGCGCGCGATCGGCGTGCCATCGGCGGCCAGCAGCGTGATTTCGGGCGGCGCGATCGGTTCGAGCGACTTGGACAGTGGTGCGGTGATCGCCAGCCAGGCGAGCAGGATCAGGAACAGCACAAAGCCCGCAGCCATGGCCCGCTTGGCCCACCACCAGCGCGTGCGCGGCGGCTTGATAGGCTCGGGCGCAGGCGCGCTGACGTCGGCAGGATCAAGCCACGGATTACGCGCCTCGCCCAGCCCCGGCGGCGGCCATGGCGCATCGGCAGCAGAAGCTCCGCCTCCCCCAAAACGTCCCGATCCGAATCGCAGTTTCTTGAACACAGCAGGTGTGTTATATGATTATGACAGCACTAGCTAGTGCGGCTTCATTGCTGCAACGCTGCACGACAGCGTTCTACAAGCCTCGGCACATCGTAAACGGCTGCTGCGTACAATATTTCATGATCGATCATGTCGTATTCTTGCCTCAACCTGTTACCCAAGCCCCTCAAGGCATGGAATGGCACTTCCGGGGCGATGGCTGCCATGCGTTCTTCGCCCACCCTTATGACAGCTTCAGTTATCCGCTGCAGGCAACGCTCGATGGCATCGACAGTGATGCGGCTTGCCGCAAAATGCTGAAAGTCCATGCCGTTCAGATATTCGGCTACGAAACCCGCATTTTCCACGATATCGAGCAGGGTGTCGTGCTCGCGATCAGAAGACATGAACACGATCCCGATCAATCGCGATCTGCATGCGCGGCTTGCGAGCAGGCTCGGCGACAAGATCGACGTTCGTGGTCAGAATTTCCTCCAACCGATCGGCGATCAGGGCATATTGAAAAATTCCCACCCTGGCTGCTGATGCGAAGCGCGCAGCAAGATCAATATCGGATTGTGGCCCTGCTTCGCCGCGTGCGGTAGAGCCGAACAGCGACAGCCGTTCGACGCCCAACGCACGAAGCTCGGCTTCATGGGCCTTCAGTCTTGCAATGGCAGTCGCCTTGTCCATCGCTTCCCCGCAGCTCACCCCCGACCGATGATGCTCTCCGGCAGGTCCTCGCCGAATACGCGCTGGTAATATTCCGCCACCAGCATCCGCTCTGCCTCGTCGCACTTGTTGAGGAACGACAGGCGGAAGGCGAAGCCGATATTGTGGAAGATCGCGGTATTCTGGGCCCAGCTGATTACGGTACGCGGGCTCATCACCGTCGAGATATCGCCGTTGATAAAGCCCTGGCGGGTCAGATCGGCCACCTTGACCATGTTCTTGACCACCTGCGGATCGGTTTCGCCGACCTTGGCCAGCACCACCTTGGCTTCAGTTTCGGCGGGCAGATAATTGAGCGTGCACACGATGTTCCAGCGGTCCATCTGGCCCTGGTTGATCTGCTGCGTTCCATGATACAGCCCGCTGGTGTCGCCCAGGCCCACGGTGTTCGCGGTAGCGAACAGGCGGAAATAGGGGTTCGGACGGATCACGCGGTTCTGATCGAGCAGGGTCAGCTTGCCTTCGGTCTCGAGCACGCGCTGGATCACGAACATCACATCGGGGCGACCCGCGTCATATTCGTCGAACACCAGAGCGGTCGGCGTCTGCAGCGCCCAGGGCAGAAGGCCTTCGCGGAACTCGGTCACCTGCTTGCCGTCGCGCAGCACGATGGCGTCGCGGCCGACCAGATCGATACGGCTGATATGCGCATCGAGATTGATGCGGATGCACGGCCAGTTGAGGCGCGCGGCAATCTGTTCGATATGCGTCGACTTGCCCGTACCGTGATAGCCCTGCACCATCACGCGGCGATTGTGCGCAAAGCCCGCCAGCACCGCGAGCGTGGTTTCCGGGTCGAACACATAGGACGGATCAAGATCGGGCACGCGCTCATCCGCTTCGCTGAACGCGGGCACCTGCATGTCGATATCGACACCGAACACCTCGCGCGCATCGACCATCTTGTCGGGCGCATCGAGCAGGGTGCCATCGCGGCTATCGGGCTGGGTGTTCGAAATATCGGTCATGGCAAAATCCGGTGTTGCGAGGTCGTCTGGGGGCTCCCCGCCCGATCGCATGATCAGGCGAAGGCGGCAAGTTTGCGCAAGTGCGTATAGGCGGCGATGACCTCCTGCAAGGCTTTCTCGTGGCTTCGGTCGCCGCCATTGCGATCAGGGTGATAAGTGCGCACCAGCTGCGAATAGGCCTTGCGGATGGTCGTGCGCGTTGCATCCGCGCCAAGCCCTAGCGTCCGCAGCGCATTCTGGTCGGCTGCCGAAAGGCCGCGCTGCTGCGCGCGGGCGGAATCGGCAGCAGCGCGCGCACGATCAGCCATGTTCTGGCGGAAGCGCGCGCCGATGGCGTCGAGCGGATCGGCAAAATCGCTCCATCGCGGAGTCTGGCCCGCGCCCGCGGCAAAGGCGCGCGTCTCGCGGTCCCAGCCGGCGGTCGGGCGCTGCGCCTGATAGATTTCCTCGGCGGTCATTCCGGCGAAGAAATTGTACCGCTCGTTGAATTCGCGGATATGCTCGAGGCAGAACCAGCGATAGCGGCCCGGCCCGTCAAAGCGCGAGCCATGGCGCGATTCTTCTGCCGGAGGAGCGCGGAACTCCCCCTCTTCCGGGCAATCGGCCCAGTCACAGCGCCGCCCGGTATTTTCCACCCGGCCATGAAAACGGGTGCGTCTGCGCGCACCGCCGCCATCCCGCCCCGTGTCGCCACTGTCTGCCAAGACCTGATGCCATTCCCTGAGTACGCCGCCTCGCCATCGGGCGGAAAGCGGCCTATATAGGTGCGCATGACGACGAAAACCAAGGGGCCGATGGCCAGCGAAATCGAAACGCGTTTGATGGCCGCGCTGACGCCGACGCGGCTCGACGTGATCAACGACAGCGCCAAGCACAGCGGCCATATGGGCGATGATGGCAGCGGCGAATCGCACTTCACGGTCGAGATCGAGAGCGCCGAGTTTGCGGGCAAGTCCCGGCTGGAACGCCAGCGCATGGTCAACCGCGCGCTGGGCGAGCTGCCGGGACAGAAGGTGCACGCGCTGGCGATCAAGGCGCGGGCACCGGGCGAATAGAGCTGAGCATCACGACGGCCTCTTTTTCCTCCACGCTCGCGGCCGATCGCGAGAGGGTATGGCATTCGGTTACCTCGATCGCCGGCCTGCGGCAGGAAATGATGCCGTTGCTGGCCATGACCGCGCCTGCAGGTTTCGAGCGCCTTTCCGATGGCGACATCCAGCCGGGCAAAGCCGTGTTTCGCAGTCGCCTGCTGATCGGCGGTGTTATTCCCGCTGGCACCAGCATGCTGACCTTCACCAGCTTCAACCCGGGTTTCGGCTTTGTCGAACAGTCGCCGATGACCGGGATGCGCCGCTGGCAGCATGAACGGCGCATCGACGAGGTGCCTGGCGGCTGCCGCGTGACAGACACGCTGAACTTCGAGCCAAGCCTGTTCCCCGGACTGACCGCCCGGTTCGTCGCACTGTTCTTCCACCACAGGCATCGCCGGCTGCGGCGCATGTTCGGAGAGATGAAATGACGTCCCCCATCGCCCTCACGCTGCTTCCCACCAGCCATGATCTGGGCGGCTTCACCGTGCGCCGCGTGCTGCCGCAGAAGAAGCGCGCAATGGTGGGGCCGTTCATCTTCGTCGACGAATTCGGCCCGGCGCAGCTCGATATCGGGCGCGATCTGGGCGTGCGGCCGCACCCGCATATCGGGCTTGCCACGGTCACCTATCTGTTCACCGGCGCGATCGATCATCGCGATTCGCTGGGCACCTTCCAGACCATCCATCCCGGCGAGGTCAATCTGATGACCGCAGGGCGCGGCATCGTCCATTCGGAGCGCAGCCCTGCCGACGAGATGGCGGGAGGCGCCAGGCTGTTCGGCATGCAGACCTGGCTGGCGCTGCCCGATGCCCTGGAAGATACCGAGCCCGCGTTCGAGAATATCGGCTGCCCCGCGCTGCCTACCGTCGACGATGGCAAGGTATCGGCCAAGATCATCATGGGCTCGCTCTGGGGCCAGACCGCGCCGACCACCTGCCACAGCCCGACCATCTATGCCGATATCGTGCTTCAGGCGGGCGGCGCGATCCCGATCGACAGCCCGGCGGACGAGCGCGCGGTGATGCTGGTCGATGGCGATGCCGCAATCGATGGCCTGCCGCTGGAGCCTTATCTGCTGTACCTCATCGCTCCGGGAGCCAAGCCGAAGCTGGAGAGCATGAGCGGCGCTCGTGCGATGCTGCTGGGCGGCGCGGATTTCGCCTCGGAACGGCATATCTGGTGGAATTTCGTCGGCTCGTCCAACGCGCGCATCCGCGATGCGGCCGACCGCTGGAACCGCGGTGCCTTCCCCAAGGTGCCGGGCGACGAGCACGAGTTCATTCCCATTCCCGAAGTGCCGCTGACCCGCGGGCGGACATGATCCATGCCTCCGTGGGGTGACGAGATTAGGGCGATGGCATAGAACGGCCGGAAAACGACAGACCGGAGACCCAGCGCCATGATCGACTTGCCCCTGACCCGCATTGCGCTGCCGACCGGGGTCGAGCTTGACGTCGCCATCGCCGGGCCCGCAGACGCGCCGCCGCTGATCCTGCTGCACGGCTTTCCCGAATCGCACCGCACCTGGCGCTATGTCATGCGGCATTTCCAGGATCGCTACCGGCTGATCGCGCCCGATCAGCGCGGGTTCTGCAATTCCTCCAAGCCCGAAGGCGTCGACAACTATCAGCCGAAACACATGGTCGCCGATCTGCTGGCGCTGGCCGATCATCTGGGGATCGATACGTTCACGCTGGTCGGGCATGACTGGGGCGGCGCGATTGCCTGGATGGCGGCGCTCAACCACCCCGACCGGGTGACGCGGCTGATCATGGCCAATGCCGCGCATCCCTTCACTTATCAGAAGGCGCTGTTCGACGATCCCGATCAGCGCGCGTCGGCGCAATATATCACCGAGATGCGCGCGCCCGATTTCGAGGCCAAGGTGCGCGCCATGGGCTGGGACGCCTATTTCGATTCGCGCTTTGCCGAGCCCAGCGCCGCCACGGCGATCACGCCAGAGGAACGTGCAATCTATCTGGCGCAATGGCAGACGCCGGGCGCGTTTACCGCGATGGTCAACTGGTACCGCGCCAGCCCGCTGATCGTACCGTCGGTGGGTGGCGAGGTGGAGCGCCCCGCCTATCTGGACCGCCCCTTCCTGCCGGTCACCCAGCCCACCCTGCTCTATTGGGCGATGGACGATTATGCGCTGCGCCCCTCGCTGCTCGATGGCATCGAGACGCTGGTGCCCGACCTGACGCTGGTCAAGGCCCCGGGCGGACATTTCGTCCCCTGGGAGCAGCCGCAGGCGCTGATCGGCGCGATGGAGCAGTTCCTCAGCGCCTAGAGCA harbors:
- a CDS encoding BolA family transcriptional regulator, with the translated sequence MTTKTKGPMASEIETRLMAALTPTRLDVINDSAKHSGHMGDDGSGESHFTVEIESAEFAGKSRLERQRMVNRALGELPGQKVHALAIKARAPGE
- a CDS encoding J domain-containing protein, which gives rise to MADSGDTGRDGGGARRRTRFHGRVENTGRRCDWADCPEEGEFRAPPAEESRHGSRFDGPGRYRWFCLEHIREFNERYNFFAGMTAEEIYQAQRPTAGWDRETRAFAAGAGQTPRWSDFADPLDAIGARFRQNMADRARAAADSARAQQRGLSAADQNALRTLGLGADATRTTIRKAYSQLVRTYHPDRNGGDRSHEKALQEVIAAYTHLRKLAAFA
- a CDS encoding transglycosylase domain-containing protein, which gives rise to MFKKLRFGSGRFGGGGASAADAPWPPPGLGEARNPWLDPADVSAPAPEPIKPPRTRWWWAKRAMAAGFVLFLILLAWLAITAPLSKSLEPIAPPEITLLAADGTPIARSGAVVEEPVVVDRLPPHVTQAFLAIEDRRFYTHWGIDPRGLARALWANVSGSSVQGGSTITQQLAKISFLTPERSLTRKLREMLIAFWLEAWLTKDEILGRYLSNAYFGDNVYGLRAASLHYFYRQPEKLKPEQAILLAGLVQAPSRFAPTRNWQGASKRAAMVRAAMVDAGYLTQQEADALPQPRLDVHERPKLANGTYFADWAMPQARALTEMSHSRLTLTTTLDARLQRAAERIVARSGLGKAQIALVAMRTNGEVVAMVGGKSHDASPFNRATQARRQPGSTFKLFVWLAALEAGMEPNSVVEDSPITTGTYRPRNAGDRYRGVISLEEAFVHSSNVASVRLFQKVGSEKVIKQATQLGLKGPFTEGDPSLALGSGSATLLEMTAAFAGVASNKWPVEPHAFKREEQGWIEWLVDGPDSYSTRVHEQMQDMLRAAVNRGTGRAASLNIPNFGKTGTSQDNRDALFIGYAGDLVVGVWIGNDDNSPMQGIRGGGLPARIWRQFMGEAVRGAVPPRRAAPAAPPEEVDPDPAVGPVLEGEITAELGGANVRVTPEGLTISGDVGGAPVEVTVDGSGANVQRQRPPPTDPPQ
- a CDS encoding alpha/beta hydrolase, producing MIDLPLTRIALPTGVELDVAIAGPADAPPLILLHGFPESHRTWRYVMRHFQDRYRLIAPDQRGFCNSSKPEGVDNYQPKHMVADLLALADHLGIDTFTLVGHDWGGAIAWMAALNHPDRVTRLIMANAAHPFTYQKALFDDPDQRASAQYITEMRAPDFEAKVRAMGWDAYFDSRFAEPSAATAITPEERAIYLAQWQTPGAFTAMVNWYRASPLIVPSVGGEVERPAYLDRPFLPVTQPTLLYWAMDDYALRPSLLDGIETLVPDLTLVKAPGGHFVPWEQPQALIGAMEQFLSA
- the cobT gene encoding cobaltochelatase subunit CobT; its protein translation is MTNRTPLDDLKNVLAGTARAIASQPEIEVAFTADPPSQSGSKLRVPMPGRKLPADQVAEARGFADLYALRLKHHNPAQHNASAPREAVARAAFDAVEQVRIEALGSRSMSGLGANLDAALEMRMRSDPIVRATRADEVPISTALGLIVRERLTGKAMPEDSVAGVNLVREWIESKGGEDIDNLAMSLDDQAGFAALANRLLEHLELTEGQMDEEDSQDDGDDDDSSEQGEPEDQEGEQDGSDQGQTEARGEEQTGENEDGDQSETEGEMEQGDDGDPGEMGDDGMMPTRPNRPWTDLPNDFEYKAWTTRFDEIVEATDLCDEDELLRLRAYLDQQLAHLQGAVTKLANRLQRRLMAQQSRSWDFDQEEGMLDAARLARVVVAPGHSLSYKIERDTEFRDTVVTLLIDNSGSMRGRPISIAAISADIMARTLERCGVKTEILGFTTKAWKGGQCREDWLAHGRPQLPGRLNDLRHIVYKKADEPWRRARKNLGLMMREGLLKENIDGEALLWAHNRLIARHEERRILMVISDGAPVDDSTLSVNHGAYLEQHLRKVIDWIEKMSPVQLIAIGIGHDVTRYYRRAVTIMDAEQLGGTMVEQLAGLFDDE
- a CDS encoding pirin family protein, whose product is MTSPIALTLLPTSHDLGGFTVRRVLPQKKRAMVGPFIFVDEFGPAQLDIGRDLGVRPHPHIGLATVTYLFTGAIDHRDSLGTFQTIHPGEVNLMTAGRGIVHSERSPADEMAGGARLFGMQTWLALPDALEDTEPAFENIGCPALPTVDDGKVSAKIIMGSLWGQTAPTTCHSPTIYADIVLQAGGAIPIDSPADERAVMLVDGDAAIDGLPLEPYLLYLIAPGAKPKLESMSGARAMLLGGADFASERHIWWNFVGSSNARIRDAADRWNRGAFPKVPGDEHEFIPIPEVPLTRGRT
- a CDS encoding DUF86 domain-containing protein, which gives rise to MIGIVFMSSDREHDTLLDIVENAGFVAEYLNGMDFQHFAASRITVDAIERCLQRITEAVIRVGEERMAAIAPEVPFHALRGLGNRLRQEYDMIDHEILYAAAVYDVPRLVERCRAALQQ
- the cobS gene encoding cobaltochelatase subunit CobS encodes the protein MTDISNTQPDSRDGTLLDAPDKMVDAREVFGVDIDMQVPAFSEADERVPDLDPSYVFDPETTLAVLAGFAHNRRVMVQGYHGTGKSTHIEQIAARLNWPCIRINLDAHISRIDLVGRDAIVLRDGKQVTEFREGLLPWALQTPTALVFDEYDAGRPDVMFVIQRVLETEGKLTLLDQNRVIRPNPYFRLFATANTVGLGDTSGLYHGTQQINQGQMDRWNIVCTLNYLPAETEAKVVLAKVGETDPQVVKNMVKVADLTRQGFINGDISTVMSPRTVISWAQNTAIFHNIGFAFRLSFLNKCDEAERMLVAEYYQRVFGEDLPESIIGRG
- a CDS encoding nucleotidyltransferase domain-containing protein, whose translation is MDKATAIARLKAHEAELRALGVERLSLFGSTARGEAGPQSDIDLAARFASAARVGIFQYALIADRLEEILTTNVDLVAEPARKPRMQIAIDRDRVHVF
- a CDS encoding nitroreductase — encoded protein: MNVSEAVATRRSVRQFRPDPVPLDMIREILTKAQRSPSGGNTQPWNAIVLTGEPLADLTAKIKAKAATAPMGEGMEYPIYPEGLEGRYEQQRRAVGEAMFGALGIGREDGAGRVKQMMANWDSFGAPVQIFTYCRTYMGQPQWSDMGMWLQTVMLLLREAGLDSCPQEIWAMYGTYMRELLGIGDEFIFFTGMAVGYRDPDAPINGFPVPRVSIDDAIQFRGF